A stretch of the uncultured Desulfobacter sp. genome encodes the following:
- a CDS encoding acyl-CoA thioesterase → MKPKPFKPETTNENTPYVKDRTTGLIWHRTSHRTLYADTDRSQVVYHANYLRFFEQGRADLMRDIAYPYREIEESGFVYPIIETKLNYFAPLFYDDLMWIHTRPACLERVKLQFDYVITSHTYDQIICKGYTRHCATNAQGIPVGVDEKTVRVWEQFPGQGQS, encoded by the coding sequence ATGAAACCCAAACCGTTTAAACCCGAGACCACGAATGAAAACACCCCTTATGTAAAGGACCGGACCACAGGGCTGATTTGGCACCGAACCAGCCATAGAACCCTTTATGCGGACACGGACCGCTCCCAAGTGGTTTACCATGCCAATTACTTACGATTCTTTGAGCAGGGCAGGGCGGATTTGATGCGGGATATTGCCTACCCCTACCGGGAAATTGAAGAGAGCGGGTTTGTCTATCCCATCATTGAGACCAAACTGAACTATTTTGCCCCGTTGTTTTATGACGATCTTATGTGGATTCATACCCGGCCTGCCTGCCTGGAACGGGTGAAACTTCAGTTTGATTACGTAATCACAAGCCATACCTATGACCAGATTATCTGCAAGGGGTATACCCGGCATTGCGCCACCAATGCCCAGGGTATACCCGTTGGCGTGGATGAGAAAACCGTTCGGGTCTGGGAACAGTTTCCTGGTCAAGGTCAATCATGA
- a CDS encoding beta-ketoacyl-[acyl-carrier-protein] synthase family protein → MKAPLNRRVFVLGYGAATPLGATFDLTFENAVAGKSGFRKITRCEAKSLSNVVGEIPDWDPVASGMFEKKEAHNWNAAFVLLTVAVCREALAHAGIVMEPEIGRRTACLIGSALNGMDAFKIASDKYANAGPLRVSPYLLPNLCGNMPASKAGIDLGFTGPLFSPQGACASGNHAIGMGARMIRDGDVDVVLAGGVDTPLVPEIVQGFANMGATIKVNPEDRAYEDPGQASRPFSSDRKGMVLSEGCGVVVLAAEEVAKAHGLKPRAEVAGVGWTSDAFHFTSPNLETIVRAMHQAIDDAQIAPRDIRYINAHGTSTFKGDTSEADCLRQVFGHHLGQIPVSSNKSQLGHTLGAAAAIEAALSIEAMQMGMVLPTINHKPAPEFDDLDVVPDTFRAHPHDFLLSNAYGFGGTNCCIVFKGM, encoded by the coding sequence ATGAAAGCTCCATTAAACAGGCGGGTTTTTGTTTTAGGATACGGGGCGGCCACTCCGTTGGGGGCAACCTTTGACCTGACCTTTGAAAATGCCGTGGCCGGCAAATCAGGGTTCAGAAAAATCACCCGGTGTGAGGCAAAATCACTAAGCAATGTGGTGGGCGAAATACCTGACTGGGATCCTGTGGCAAGCGGGATGTTTGAAAAAAAAGAAGCCCACAACTGGAATGCGGCGTTTGTGCTGTTGACCGTGGCCGTGTGCCGGGAGGCCCTGGCCCATGCCGGCATTGTCATGGAACCTGAAATCGGTCGGCGGACTGCCTGTTTGATCGGTTCCGCCCTGAACGGCATGGATGCCTTCAAGATTGCCTCGGATAAATATGCCAATGCAGGGCCGTTGCGGGTCAGCCCCTATCTTTTGCCTAACCTGTGCGGCAACATGCCCGCAAGCAAGGCCGGTATTGACTTGGGCTTTACAGGGCCTTTGTTCTCACCCCAGGGGGCGTGCGCGTCGGGTAACCACGCCATCGGCATGGGGGCCAGGATGATCCGGGATGGTGATGTGGATGTGGTGCTGGCAGGCGGCGTGGACACGCCCCTGGTGCCGGAGATCGTCCAGGGGTTCGCCAACATGGGGGCCACCATAAAAGTCAATCCCGAAGACCGGGCGTATGAAGATCCGGGTCAGGCCAGCCGGCCGTTCAGCAGCGACCGCAAGGGCATGGTGCTCTCCGAAGGGTGTGGGGTGGTGGTGCTGGCCGCAGAAGAGGTGGCAAAGGCCCACGGCCTTAAACCTAGGGCAGAAGTGGCAGGGGTCGGCTGGACCTCGGATGCCTTCCATTTTACCAGCCCCAATCTTGAAACCATTGTCCGGGCCATGCACCAGGCCATTGACGATGCCCAGATTGCCCCCCGGGATATCCGCTACATTAATGCCCACGGCACCTCCACCTTTAAAGGTGATACCTCAGAGGCCGACTGCCTTAGGCAGGTGTTCGGACACCATTTGGGACAGATCCCCGTATCCTCCAACAAGTCCCAGCTTGGGCACACATTAGGGGCAGCTGCCGCCATTGAGGCTGCATTGAGCATTGAGGCCATGCAGATGGGGATGGTGCTTCCCACCATTAATCATAAACCCGCCCCTGAATTTGATGACCTGGATGTGGTGCCGGATACCTTCAGAGCCCATCCGCACGATTTTCTGTTGTCCAATGCCTACGGGTTTGGCGGAACCAATTGCTGTATTGTATTCAAAGGGATGTAA